The Salmo salar chromosome ssa06, Ssal_v3.1, whole genome shotgun sequence sequence TGTTATGCTTTAGTCTTACAATAGGAAAGCTGTTGAGCATATGTCAATCTATATAATTGATAAATACATTCACGTATTGGGTGCATTGTTGAAAAAGCTATGGTCAGGTTTACAAGCATGGTTGTAAACCATCATTTGATTTCTGCTATAAAAGTTATGTTTCCTGCTGTCATCTCAGTAGTCTAATTTCAACAGGCAGACATAGATGCTTCTCCATGTATTGTCTCTTAGGGGCTTTGCCTTCTCATTAGAGGGTAGTTTGTAAATGCTGTAAGTGGAGCCTAAtatcccctctggtggtttatGAAACATATTTGTGAATTAATCTATCAGCTACTCACTGGGCATGGAAGTCAATAAGCACAGGCAGCTCACTGTTGATGACTTTCTCTGTGAAGTCCTCATGGTCCTGCACAATGAAGGAGACCTCTCTGCAGGAAGTGTGGGGCAGGGAGCGGGGCAAAGTGCGTTTGGGGGAAAGGAAGGATAGAGGGGTAGTGGAGGAACgcagggaggtagagaaggaggaggTGGGGGCCGGGAGACAGCGAAGGTCTTTTACTGAGAGGGTCCAAATTCTACGTACTAGCAGCCGGTGAGCCATCTGAAAGGAGACATATAGGGGGAAGAGAACAAAAGACTGATCAGTAAATGTAATTTCATGGCA is a genomic window containing:
- the LOC106607030 gene encoding thioredoxin, mitochondrial isoform X2 codes for the protein MAHRLLVRRIWTLSVKDLRCLPAPTSSFSTSLRSSTTPLSFLSPKRTLPRSLPHTSCREVSFIVQDHEDFTEKVINSELPVLIDFHAQWCGPCKILGPRLEKAVAKQKGKVAMAKVDIDDHTDLAIEYGVSAVPTVIAMRGGDIIDQFVGIKDDEALDSFVSKLVGQ